CGAGCGCGGTCCGCGACGCCTACGACCACTACCAGGCGCGGCGGCTCGGGGTGCCGGTCGACCAGCTGTCGGAGTTCACCGGCCGCGGCGCGCACCTGCTCGCCCGCATCGCCGGCACGTCCGAGGCGCTGACCGAGCTGCGCGGGAGCGAACGCGCGACGGACGACGACGCGCGCTTCGCCAAGGACGCGCGCGCGACGCTCGAGCAGCTGACGGCCGCGGTCCGCGCGGCGGAGCGCATGCCGGCGTCCCGCCGCAGGGCCGCCCACCACGCGGTGAGCGCCGAGCTGGAGCGCATCGAGGGTCAGGTGCTCCAGCGCCTCGGCGTCTGAGCCGTCACCGGACGAACCCCTTCGACACCATCCAGTCGCGGGCAACCTCGCCCGGGTCGCGGCCGTCGACGTCGACCTGTTTGCACAGTTCGATCATCTGCTGGTTGTCCAGCGCCTTCGCCACCGGTTCGAGCACCTCGCGCACCGCGGGGTGCGCGGCCAGGAACTCCTCCTTCATCGTCACCGCCGCGTTGTACTGCGGGAAGAACCGCTTGTCGTCGGCCAGGACCCGCAGGTTCAGGCCGGCGATGCGGCCGTCGGTGGTGAAGATCTCGCCGAAGTTGCAGGTGCCGCTGGCGACCGCGGCGTAGATCGCCCCGGTGCCGAACGTCTTGACGTTCGTCGCCGGGAACCCGTACGTCCGCTGCACGCCGGGGAACCCGTCCTGCCGGCTCGCGAACTCCGTCTCCACACAGAAGACCGCCTGCTCCGGATGCTGCTTCAGGAACTCCGTCAGGTCCGAAGTGGACCGCAGGTTGTGCTGGCGCGCGTACGCCTCGGTGGTGGCGAAGGCGTAGGTGTCGTTCACCGGCGAGTAGTCCAGCCACGTGATGCCGAACTTCTCCTCGTCGGCCTTCTTCGCCGCGTCGAACTGGGCCTTCTCGTCCGGGATCGGCTGGGTGTTGCCCTGGTAGGAGATCCACGCCGTGCCGGTGTACTCCCAGGAGACGTCGATCTGACCGTTGATCAGCGCCTGCCGCGCCGAGTTCGACCCGCTGATGTTGGTCAGGTCGGTGACGTGCGCCCCGGCCGCGGACAACGCCAGCTCGGCCATGTAGCCCAGGATGATGTTCTCGGTGAAGTCCTTCGACCCCACCGCGACGTTCACGCCGTCCAGGCTCGGCACCGGGCGGATCGACCCGGGTTTCACGTCGTAGGGCAGGGCCGCGTTGACGTCCAGGCCGCACGCGGTCAGCGACGTCGTCAGCAGCACGGCGCCCAGGATCGCCGTCAACCGGTGCTTCACGCCAGCCCCCTCGGACCGAAGACCCGTTCCATCACGGCGCCCAGCCAGTCGATCAGCAGCGCGAGACCGACCGCCAGGATCGCCCCGGTGACCAGCACCGGCACCCGGTTCAGCTTGTAGCCGGTGTCGATCAGCTCGCCGAGCCCGCCGCCGTTGACGAAGAACGCCAGCGTCGCCGTGCCGACGGCGAGCACCAGCGAGGTCCGCAGGCCGGCCAGGATCAGCGGCACCGCGAGCGGCAGTTCGATCCGGAACAGCACCGCCCGGCCCG
The sequence above is a segment of the Amycolatopsis viridis genome. Coding sequences within it:
- a CDS encoding DUF6474 family protein; this encodes MARKKTRTPAETGLTPKKARNAVAVAKIVVPAVAPALAPLAVKAASAVRDAYDHYQARRLGVPVDQLSEFTGRGAHLLARIAGTSEALTELRGSERATDDDARFAKDARATLEQLTAAVRAAERMPASRRRAAHHAVSAELERIEGQVLQRLGV
- a CDS encoding glycine betaine ABC transporter substrate-binding protein, giving the protein MKHRLTAILGAVLLTTSLTACGLDVNAALPYDVKPGSIRPVPSLDGVNVAVGSKDFTENIILGYMAELALSAAGAHVTDLTNISGSNSARQALINGQIDVSWEYTGTAWISYQGNTQPIPDEKAQFDAAKKADEEKFGITWLDYSPVNDTYAFATTEAYARQHNLRSTSDLTEFLKQHPEQAVFCVETEFASRQDGFPGVQRTYGFPATNVKTFGTGAIYAAVASGTCNFGEIFTTDGRIAGLNLRVLADDKRFFPQYNAAVTMKEEFLAAHPAVREVLEPVAKALDNQQMIELCKQVDVDGRDPGEVARDWMVSKGFVR